The Glycine max cultivar Williams 82 chromosome 17, Glycine_max_v4.0, whole genome shotgun sequence genome contains the following window.
CAATCAGAGATGAAATGAAATATGGAGCAGCAGAAAGAGAGAATGAGGTTTACTGCAGCTTTTCCCCCTTACCCACCAAAGTAACACAAATTAGAAGGATATAAAGATATGTAGATTGATTGGACAGACACAAGCAAAACTCTCCCCAGGGGCCAGAATAAGTCTAAACATAGCAAGGAGACTGATGCAACTCCAACCGTTAACCATTTCAAAATCTTAGGTGCTTTCTGCTGGAACCTGGTTCACAACACCAATGTTGTTCATAGGTTTGGGCCTCCACTCAGTCCTGCCCCTCACAATCTCAGCACCATTTTCGAGTCGAAGCAAATGCTTGCACTCAACATGTCCACTGTGAGCTAGATTGCCCATGTCGGCCCCAGATACAGCAGTCAGGGAATCCAGCACACTGTCCCTACCACACTCCCTCCTATACTCTAAAGTCACGGAAGAAAGCTCATGACTCTCCAAGATTGGCTGTGGAGCACTCTGCAAACAATCAAAGGACAGTCCTTTGGTTAACAACAAAACAAGGACTGCAGTGGATTAGAATACAAGAACAGAAAAATACCTCCAGAATCCAGTCAATGTACTTCACATTGTTGACATGCTGATTGATATCTAGATCACTCCACCTAGACTGGAAGAATGAAGATACATAATGTAAACTAATTAGAAAGCAACATctgaaataatttaagaaaagaaattaatgaCAACAATTACAAAAAAACTAGTTGACATACACTTAAACCGGTACGAATATAATCTGCTGTGTTGTCGTCAAGTTTAGTCAGTTTTCTGTTATCCTCTTCTAGAATTGGATCAGAATCCACAAAATAAGATCCTATCTCCTGTCTGACTTCTTCTGGAATTTTAGACAGCCTCCGTGTCAGCTTATTCATCATGACCCAAACACTGTAGATCACCAAAACCATAACATACAGTTCAGAAAATGCTAATATGTAATTCATTACAAGCTCCAAGGTGATGCATCAGTACACATGATAAAGTCTGATAAATAAACTAAGATACAATGTTCAGTTTGTTCAATTAGAGGTTTTTGCCTGCAAAATATGTAgttcattatcttttttaacattgcaaaattcaaatgatttcCTCAAACTTCAGTCGTGACAAATTTGCAtcttcaagagagaaaagaaagggtTCCATAACTTTTGTAAATGTTTGAAAGATTTAAAATTGTGTCCAATCAGCATCGTGCACATTAAGATACACATCTTAAAATTTGCTTGAAGCAGAAGGAAAGGGGAAGGAAAATTACAGAGAATGATTTCTACCTGGAAGCTCTTGTCAAGATTTCACCAGTTTTGCAGTCACGTAAAACCCAATCACGGCGCATAGCATTCTTCCCTGATCCAGAAGCCCAGGTGTCTACTTGAACTACGTCACCCCTGAAGCAAACATAGACACACAATTTCAGCTAATTAGATTCAGAATAACCATAATAATACTAATAGCTTATCTAACTTCAATCCAACACCAAGAAGCCAGAATAATTGCATATTTTATACATCTAGTACTCAAACAGAACAGAGGGTATATAACTGGTAAGAAAACAATTGCAAAGAACACATAGTATCAGTTTctctttttacaataattaaacaAGGATAAGTCATCATATCTAATATGTAATTAATACTATACTACATCTCATGTATAGATCAACAGCTCTGTTGCACAAGGCTTCCCATAGTTCATCACGTATAAAGCTTGTGTATCTAATCAATTTTCATCCCAGACGAATTTCAAAAGTATTGTGGTTCTCATAATTAAGTCTCAATAGTTACCATGAATATATTTAGGAGTGATCATTCCTCATAAAGATCACTAAAATAGACAGAGAAATAGCAGCTTAACAAGGGCACATTGCGAATGACATGTAATGGGTGAATCTAGATGACTAACCATGTAGGATAGCGATCCACCACAACCTGCATCCGAGTAACTACCCATATCAAGTTCTTTTTGCACATTTCTGGCGTGGAACCGAAGCCATCACCAAGAAGCCCAGCACTTTTAACATGATTAAGTGCAGTTTCCTGTTGTTAAGCAAATAGTTGATATAAATCAAGTATGAAAAGTAACAACAGGATGATATTATCTATACATGAAATTCAATTATGCAGTGTAACTAAATATACAGCCCTGTCCTAGTCAAAACATACTCATCTCTGAAGCTCATAAAGATTCACTTGTATGAGGACGAACTTACTTGCAAATGGTTCATTACTGTTTCTATAGATGCGGTTCGATCAGCACCAATCTCATATGATCTAATAGAAAAGTTTTCACGGA
Protein-coding sequences here:
- the FATB1B gene encoding myristoyl-acyl carrier protein thioesterase, chloroplastic-like, whose protein sequence is MVATAATSSFFPVTSPSPDSGGAGSKLGGGPANLGGLKSKSVSSGGLKAKAQAPLKINGTTVVTSKEILKHEDDLPSPPPRTFINQLPDWSMLLAAITTIFLAAEKQWMMLDWKPRRPDMLIDPFGIGKIVQDGLVFRENFSIRSYEIGADRTASIETVMNHLQETALNHVKSAGLLGDGFGSTPEMCKKNLIWVVTRMQVVVDRYPTWGDVVQVDTWASGSGKNAMRRDWVLRDCKTGEILTRASSVWVMMNKLTRRLSKIPEEVRQEIGSYFVDSDPILEEDNRKLTKLDDNTADYIRTGLSSRWSDLDINQHVNNVKYIDWILESAPQPILESHELSSVTLEYRRECGRDSVLDSLTAVSGADMGNLAHSGHVECKHLLRLENGAEIVRGRTEWRPKPMNNIGVVNQVPAEST